A single genomic interval of bacterium Unc6 harbors:
- a CDS encoding glycosyl transferase yields MWHKKTVSVILPTYNEKDSIRRVIEEFFQTGVVDEVIVVNNNAVPGTSEEVAKTVAREVFEKRQGYGAAIRRGFKEAAGDIIVLCEPDGTFLARDIFKFLAYADDFDTVFGTRTTSVLIWKGANMGPFLKWGNWAVAKMLEFFFNTTTFTDVGCTMRLIKRDALRKIEPRFTVYGEHLGPEMMILVALNRLKYIEIPVNYLPRVGHSSVTGHKGKTFWLAVRMIVLVLRYRLIFLFGLPSRK; encoded by the coding sequence ATGTGGCATAAAAAGACTGTCTCTGTAATCTTGCCGACCTATAACGAAAAGGATTCCATCCGCCGGGTAATTGAAGAGTTTTTCCAGACCGGCGTGGTGGACGAGGTTATCGTTGTAAATAACAATGCTGTCCCGGGCACCAGCGAAGAGGTGGCGAAGACCGTTGCCAGGGAAGTCTTTGAGAAGAGACAGGGTTACGGAGCTGCCATCAGGCGGGGGTTTAAGGAGGCCGCTGGCGACATCATCGTACTCTGCGAGCCGGATGGAACTTTCCTTGCCCGAGATATCTTCAAGTTTCTGGCTTATGCCGATGATTTTGACACGGTCTTCGGCACCCGGACAACTTCTGTTCTAATTTGGAAAGGCGCCAATATGGGACCTTTTTTGAAGTGGGGAAACTGGGCGGTCGCAAAGATGCTGGAATTCTTTTTCAACACCACTACCTTTACCGATGTGGGATGTACAATGCGACTTATTAAAAGAGATGCATTAAGAAAGATTGAACCCCGGTTCACCGTTTATGGAGAACATCTTGGCCCGGAGATGATGATTTTGGTTGCATTGAACAGACTTAAATACATAGAAATACCGGTAAATTACCTGCCGCGCGTTGGCCATTCCTCGGTAACCGGCCATAAAGGAAAGACCTTTTGGCTGGCTGTAAGGATGATTGTACTTGTACTCCGTTACCGGTTAATTTTTTTGTTCGGCTTACCGTCAAGGAAATAA
- a CDS encoding biotin--[acetyl-CoA-carboxylase] ligase: MNKGQILWFKKTTSTNDVALSLAKRGFPQGTVIVSDFQTKGRGRQGRTWESQQGKDLLFSIIFKSCGSFLQDKISLLASVAVANVLKKKFNITTFLRWPNDLLFENKKICGVLVEGSPDDEYFVVGIGINVNSKKNELPESATSLSLIKKTHLERRTLLVNIVDSCDTLYRESKYKSDIIIKEATLLCETLGRSATIKEKKKRFEGYCIGLNTDGSLLVRLDSGMQKTIRSAEVMVIK; the protein is encoded by the coding sequence ATGAATAAAGGCCAGATATTATGGTTTAAAAAAACTACATCTACAAATGATGTTGCATTATCGCTTGCAAAGCGTGGTTTCCCGCAAGGAACTGTTATTGTCTCTGATTTTCAAACCAAAGGAAGAGGAAGACAGGGAAGAACATGGGAAAGTCAACAGGGTAAAGACCTTCTTTTCTCCATAATTTTTAAGTCTTGCGGTTCTTTTTTACAAGATAAGATTTCACTTCTTGCCTCTGTTGCAGTTGCAAATGTTCTTAAAAAAAAATTTAATATTACGACTTTTTTAAGATGGCCTAACGACCTTTTATTTGAAAATAAAAAAATATGTGGGGTCCTGGTAGAAGGTTCTCCTGATGATGAATATTTTGTTGTGGGCATCGGTATAAATGTTAATTCAAAAAAAAATGAATTACCTGAATCTGCAACATCCTTGTCCTTGATAAAAAAGACACACCTTGAAAGAAGAACCCTTCTTGTAAATATTGTTGATTCTTGCGACACATTATATAGGGAATCAAAATACAAGTCCGATATTATTATAAAAGAGGCAACACTACTGTGTGAGACATTAGGAAGAAGTGCAACAATAAAAGAAAAGAAAAAAAGATTTGAAGGCTATTGCATAGGTTTAAATACAGATGGTTCTTTGTTGGTAAGGCTTGACAGCGGGATGCAAAAGACAATAAGGTCAGCAGAAGTGATGGTTATAAAATAG